In a single window of the Coffea eugenioides isolate CCC68of chromosome 3, Ceug_1.0, whole genome shotgun sequence genome:
- the LOC113766488 gene encoding uncharacterized protein LOC113766488 — MSTHPESSDRPATTSPTDLASMGAQLSEVLNRFNELSVEMMAQRRVIDQLVASGASDEQHEPLPPGQSGPQPIFLPYTQTFVTSQVINPPEEAFTYSTHGPQPAYVPHIQTNPPHVQIPQNYPPITMSMPFEPRGPYYYPTAEPFTLDTTAQGKIEAGESSAPVDKNLLKRLDRFEDFIRKSQGLNKQGGLDYNELCLFPDMQLPMGFKTPKFSKYDGTGNPKTHLRMFANKLGKPIDDENLPVRLFPESLEGDALDWYSNLKPEDMRSWMDLSTAFMRQYEYNCELAPTRATLEGTKRKPSEDHKTYAKRWRKLAAKVEPPMTENEIVRTFIKAHDPPYFEEIFRMTGCSFAEIVNKLEEFDEFVKAGKIINVSTLKMQLEALQGQNDSGKKSQSKGKEEETAFVGNQGPSARPRFSNRLAYSSPYPYYPNFRPIHHTTINHSQPRPNYPNVLTPPFQNPQPSLQTRPRPPFNPRPIPPPSPNYYYQQISDTQNSTSNRTFTNLGRPVDQLYEQLKAVGKIGVIPPKIYSNRFPSDYDPQAVCAYHSGAPGHSTNDCRALKHEIQDMIEFGEILLRKKGEQGQSISTNSFPEHKDAFEASNPNEEI, encoded by the coding sequence atgagtacccATCCAGAATCGTCTGATAGGCCCGCCACCACATCACCGACTGACTTGGCAAGTATGGGAGCTCAACTGAGCGAAGTTCTAAACCGATTTAATGAGCTGAGCGTTGAAATGATGGCCCAACGGCGCGTAATCGATCAATTGGTAGCTAGTGGTGCTAGCGATGAACAACATGAGCCCTTACCTCCTGGCCAATCTGGACCTCAACCCATATTTTTACCTTATACTCAAACCTTTGTTACTTCACAAGTCATAAACCCACCTGAGGAAGCCTTTACTTATTCCACTCATGGCCCGCAACCTGCTTATGTACCTCACATCCAAACAAACCCTCCTCATGTCCAAATTCCCCAAAATTATCCGCCAATTACTATGAGCATGCCATTCGAGCCACGGGGACCTTATTATTACCCCACCGCTGAGCCGTTCACCCTAGATACCACTGCTCAAGGGAAAATTGAAGCCGGGGAGTCATCCGCACCAGTGGATAAGAATTTGCTAAAGCGATTGGATCGGTTTGAGGATTTCATAAGGAAAAGCCAAGGCTTGAACAAACAAGGAGGGTTGGACTACAACGAGTTGTGCCTATTTCCGGATATGCAATTGCCCATGGGTTTCAAAACACCCAAGTTTAGCAAGTATGATGGAACGGGCAACCCCAAGACGCACCTCCGaatgtttgccaacaagttgggcaagccaaTAGATGACGAGAATCTACCAGTTCGTTTGTTTCCTGAAAGCTTAGAAGGTGACGCGTTGGATTGGTATTCCAATTTGAAGCCTGAGGATATGAGATCTTGGATGGATTTGTCAACTGCTTTTATGAGGCAATACGAATACAATTGCGAGCTCGCTCCAACGAGGGCCACACTTGAGGGGACTAAAAGAAAACcatctgaggaccacaagacgtacgcgaagagatggaggaaattgGCCGCCAAGGTGGAGCCTCCTATGACTGAAAACGAGATTGTTCGCACGTTCATCAAAGCTCATGACCCGCCTtactttgaggaaatttttcgaATGACCGGGTGTTCCTTTGCCGAAATTGTCAATAAATTGGAAGAATTTGATGAGTTTGTGAAGGCCGGAAAAATTATTAATGTGTCAACATTGAAGATGCAACTAGAGGCTCTGCAAGGCCAGAATGACAGTGGGAAAAAATCCCAATCTAAGGGAAAAGAAGAGGAAACTGCTTTTGTTGGGAATCAGGGCCCCTCGGCCAGACCTAGATTTTCAAACCGCCTTGCTTATTCATCACCCTATCCATACTACCCAAACTTCCGTCCTATCCATCATACTACTATTAACCATTCTCAACCTCGACCAAATTATCCAAATGTACTCACACCACCCTTTCAAAATCCTCAACCAAGTCTCCAAACTAGACCTCGCCCTCCTTTTAACCCAAGACCTATTCCACCCCCTAGCCCAAATTACTACTACCAACAAATCAGTGACACCCAAAATTCAACATCAAACCGAACCTTCACCAATCTAGGTCGGCCTGTTGACCAATTATATGAGCAATTGAAAGCTGTTGGGAAAATTGGTGTTATACCTCCTAAAATCTATTCCAATCGCTTTCCTTCTGACTATGACCCTCAAGCGGTCTGCgcttatcattctggagctCCCGGGCACTCCACCAATGATTGTCGGGCATTGAAACATGAAATCCAGGATATGATCGAATTCGGAGAGATATTGCTAAGGAAAAAGGGTGAACAGGGACAGAGCATAAGTACAAATTCCTTTCCCGAACACAAGGACGCCTTTGAGGCATCCAACCCCaatgaagaaatttga